Proteins encoded by one window of Glycine soja cultivar W05 chromosome 15, ASM419377v2, whole genome shotgun sequence:
- the LOC114386161 gene encoding protein MAIN-LIKE 1-like has translation MTKFMRPTLEIEGLVAESGLSPLIACSLDTGDRGLMFAFVECWYKETSSFHLSVREVTITLDDMASLLHLPMIEVFHNFEQLHVDDTIDMLVELLEVSAIEARAKMIQYHGSYVRLSWLRYVYQMKIKSGTYAWGAATLVHMYDNLNVASKSTVRQLAGYMTLLQCWIYDHFLSIGFALAVKDYDERRPRACRWASGKALLVLMYQRHLDRLAPDVVCWIPYGDHHSFRKFEVIFLFFDHLRWSPLTVIHRSERVVR, from the exons ATGACTAAGTTCATGAGGCCTACTCTAGAGATTGAAGGCCTTGTGGCTGAAAGCGGACTAAGTCCTTTGATCGCATGTTCCCTAGATACGGGCGATCGAGGACTAATGTTTGCTTTTGTGGAATGCTGGTATAAGGAAACTAGTAGTTTTCATTTGTCTGTTAGAGAGGTGACTATCACCTTGGATGACATGGCGTCATTGCTACATTTGCCTATGATAGAGGTGTTCCACAACTTCGAGCAACTTCATGTCGATGACACTATCGATATGTTGGTGGAATTACTTGAGGTCAGTGCCATAGAGGCAAGAGCTAAGATGATTCAATATCATGGCTCTTATGTTCGACTATCGTGGCTGCGATACGTGTATCAGATGAAAATCAAG AGTGGGACTTACGCTTGGGGCGCTGCTACACTTGTGCAtatgtatgataatttaaatgTGGCGTCAAAGAGCACAGTGAGACAACTTGCAGGATATATGACTTTGTTACAA TGTTGGATCTACGATCATTTCCTGTCTATTGGTTTTGCACTAGCTGTCAAGGATTATGACGAGAGGAGACCGCGTGCATGCCGATGGGCCTCTGGCAAGGCACTACTTGTGTTGATGTATCAAAGGCATCTGGATAGACTGGCCCCAGATGTTGTGTGTTGGATTCCGTATGGTGACCACCATTCATTTAGAAAATTTGAGGTCATCTTCTTATTTTTCGACCATCTCAGATGGAGTCCCTTGACGGTCATTCACCGATCAGAGAGGGTTGTACGATAG
- the LOC114387465 gene encoding cysteine-rich receptor-like protein kinase 10, with protein sequence MDATLLNVKSVYSFAVLLLLSIKSLDTKAQSPNYMGDDCHNTTQKPLSGEYQTNLNSILSWLSTDAATSKGYNHYSFGNSTSGNHAVYGLYDCRGDVVGYFCQFCVSTAAREILQRCPNGVSAFIWYDFCMLKYSNENFFGNVTVDPSWHVVGTKDVSSAEEIQKGEDFMRSLIRKATLVTNQLYYMGGFNLSSSQRRYGLVQCSRDLTNEGCRQCLETMLAQISKCCEKKLGWFAGSASCLMKYDDYMFYLFHNQSSTVPEAYRKIAKQGIKMSKILIISFSVIGSITLLCFSVYCFWCRSRPRKDGLIPHTVRLSSYQNVQTEETLNPDLPTIPLIAIQQSTDNFSEASKLGEGGYGPVYKGILPDGRQIAVKRLSQASGQGSEEFKNEVMFIAKLQHRNLVRLLACCLEENEKILVYEYLSNASLNFHLFDDEKKKQLDWKLRLSIINGIARGILYLHEDSRLRVIHRDLKASNVLLDHDMNPKISDFGLARAFSKGQKQANTNRVMGTYGYMAPEYAMEGLFSVKSDVFSFGVLVLEIICGKKNSGFYLSECGQGLLLYAWKIWCAGKFLELLDPVLEESCIESEVVKCIHIGLLCVQEDAADRPNMSTVVVMLASDTMVLPKPNRPAFSVGRMALGDASTSKSSNKHSINDITISNILPR encoded by the exons ATGGATGCAACACTACTCAATGTGAAATCAGTATATTCCTTTGCTGTCCTGCTATTGCTAAGCATCAAATCACTTGATACAAAGGCACAATCACCCAACTACATGGGAGATGACTGCCATAACACCACCCAAAAACCTCTCAGCGGTGAATACCAAACCAACCTTAACAGCATACTCTCATGGCTATCCACAGATGCAGCCACAAGCAAAGGTTATAACCACTACAGCTTTGGCAACAGCACCTCTGGAAATCATGCTGTGTATGGCCTCTATGATTGCCGCGGCGACGTGGTTGGATACTTTTGCCAATTCTGTGTCTCTACTGCTGCCAGAGAAATTCTTCAGCGCTGCCCCAATGGAGTGTCTGCTTTCATATGGTATGATTTCTGCATGCTAAAGTACTCTAATGAAAACTTCTTTGGGAATGTTACAGTAGACCCATCATGGCATGTTGTTGGAACAAAAGATGTGTCTAGTGCAGAAGAGATTCAGAAAGGTGAAGATTTTATGAGAAGTTTGATCAGAAAAGCGACTCTGGTGACCAACCAGTTGTACTATATGGGTGGCTTCAATTTGAGTTCCTCTCAGAGAAGGTATGGCTTGGTGCAATGCAGTAGAGATCTCACAAATGAGGGGTGTAGACAATGTTTGGAGACCATGTTAGCACAAATTTCCAAATGTTGTGAAAAAAAGTTGGGGTGGTTTGCTGGGTCTGCAAGTTGTCTCATGAAGTATGATGACTACATGTTCTACCTTTTTCACAACCAATCATCTACAGTTCCTGAGGCATATAGAAAAATAG CTAAACAAGGGATTAAGATGTCAAAAATCTTGATCATTAGCTTCAGTGTGATTGGGTCAATAACTCTACTATGTTTCAGTGTTTATTGCTTCTGGTGCAGGAGTCGTCCTAGAAAAG ATGGACTGATACCTCACACAGTTCGTCTATCCTCATATCAAAATGTTCAAACTGAGGAAACATTGAATCCAGACCTGCCTACAATCCCATTAATCGCAATTCAGCAGAGTACTGATAACTTTTCAGAAGCATCTAAACTAGGGGAAGGTGGATATGGCCCTGTTTACAAG GGAATTCTACCAGATGGAAGACAAATTGCGGTCAAAAGACTCTCACAAGCTTCTGGTCAAGGCTCAGAAGAGTTCAAGAACGAAGTAATGTTTATAGCTAAATTGCAACATCGCAACCTTGTAAGACTTTTGGCATGCTGCTTGGAGGAAAATGAAAAGATACTTGTATATGAGTATTTGTCGAATGCAAGTCTCAACTTTCACCTGTTTG ATGATGAGAAGAAAAAGCAACTTGATTGGAAACTAAGATTAAGCATTATCAATGGAATAGCAAGAGGTATTTTATACCTTCACGAGGACTCTCGACTTAGAGTAATTCATAGAGATCTCAAAGCTAGCAATGTTCTATTAGACCATGATATGAATCCCAAAATATCAGATTTTGGACTGGCAAGAGCATTTTCAAAGGGCCAGAAACAAGCAAATACAAACCGAGTAATGGGCACTTA TGGATACATGGCTCCAGAGTATGCTATGGAAGGATTATTTTCGGTGAAATCTGATGTTTTCAGCTTTGGAGTTCTTGTTCTAGAAATTATTTGTGGGAAAAAGAACAGTGGATTCTATCTATCAGAATGTGGACAAGGTCTTCTTTTATAT GCTTGGAAAATATGGTGTGCTGGAAAATTTTTGGAACTATTGGATCCAGTGCTGGAGGAATCTTGCATAGAGAGTGAAGTTGTGAAGTGCATACACATTGGTCTGTTGTGTGTtcaagaagatgcagcagataGACCAAACATGTCCACTGTTGTTGTAATGCTAGCaagtgacacaatggtcctTCCAAAGCCAAACCGACCAGCTTTTTCAGTTGGAAGAATGGCATTAGGGGATGCATCAACTTCAAAAAGTTCCAATAAACATTCTATTAATGATATAACAATATCTAACATTTTACCAAGGTAA